A section of the Aricia agestis chromosome 4, ilAriAges1.1, whole genome shotgun sequence genome encodes:
- the LOC121725933 gene encoding uncharacterized protein LOC121725933 isoform X2 has product MKPTILVLLALVAVSHGIEQSNYDISRKKVAGPQSGVNSLNYDLSRTGLNAARNGGGYGQGYPGGYYPGGYRPGNYPGGYRPPGPPGAHPNCPLCDSSVYDYCSYKQAHDSCCCENSGYGPFLCRMSDCRSIYANSCEEYYLISSCCCVDVQRNAMPIAVPVVA; this is encoded by the exons ATGAAGCCGACAATTCTTGTATTGCTAGCCCTCGTTGCTGTGAGTCATG GTATCGAACAATCTAATTACGATATAAGCCGGAAGAAAGTAGCAGGACCTCAAAGTG GTGTAAACTCGCTGAACTATGACCTCAGCAGAACCGGCCTAAACGCCGCCAGAAATG GAGGTGGATACGGGCAGGGGTACCCGGGTGGGTACTACCCCGGGGGCTACAGACCCGGGAATTACCCGGGCGGGTACAGGCCACCGGGGCCGCCCGGCGCTCATCCCAACTGCCCGCTCTGTGACTCCTCCGTCTACGACTACTGCAGCTACAAGCAGGCACATGATTCGTGCTGCTGCGAAAACTCCGGAT ACGGCCCCTTCCTATGCCGTATGAGCGACTGCAGGAGTATCTACGCCAACTCGTGCGAGGAATATTACCTTATTTCGAGTTGCTGCTGTGTCGACGTACAAAGGAATGCAATGCCCATAGCTGTACCAGTTGTCGcttga
- the LOC121725933 gene encoding uncharacterized protein LOC121725933 isoform X1, with translation MKPTILVLLALVAVSHGIEQSNYDISRKKVAGPQSGVNSLNYDLSRTGLNAARNGFGIRDIWHYLIGGGYGQGYPGGYYPGGYRPGNYPGGYRPPGPPGAHPNCPLCDSSVYDYCSYKQAHDSCCCENSGYGPFLCRMSDCRSIYANSCEEYYLISSCCCVDVQRNAMPIAVPVVA, from the exons ATGAAGCCGACAATTCTTGTATTGCTAGCCCTCGTTGCTGTGAGTCATG GTATCGAACAATCTAATTACGATATAAGCCGGAAGAAAGTAGCAGGACCTCAAAGTG GTGTAAACTCGCTGAACTATGACCTCAGCAGAACCGGCCTAAACGCCGCCAGAAATG GTTTCGGAATAAGAGACATATGGCACTATTTGATAGGAGGTGGATACGGGCAGGGGTACCCGGGTGGGTACTACCCCGGGGGCTACAGACCCGGGAATTACCCGGGCGGGTACAGGCCACCGGGGCCGCCCGGCGCTCATCCCAACTGCCCGCTCTGTGACTCCTCCGTCTACGACTACTGCAGCTACAAGCAGGCACATGATTCGTGCTGCTGCGAAAACTCCGGAT ACGGCCCCTTCCTATGCCGTATGAGCGACTGCAGGAGTATCTACGCCAACTCGTGCGAGGAATATTACCTTATTTCGAGTTGCTGCTGTGTCGACGTACAAAGGAATGCAATGCCCATAGCTGTACCAGTTGTCGcttga
- the LOC121725933 gene encoding uncharacterized protein LOC121725933 isoform X3 has protein sequence MKPTILVLLALVAVSHGIEQSNYDISRKKVAGPQSGGGYGQGYPGGYYPGGYRPGNYPGGYRPPGPPGAHPNCPLCDSSVYDYCSYKQAHDSCCCENSGYGPFLCRMSDCRSIYANSCEEYYLISSCCCVDVQRNAMPIAVPVVA, from the exons ATGAAGCCGACAATTCTTGTATTGCTAGCCCTCGTTGCTGTGAGTCATG GTATCGAACAATCTAATTACGATATAAGCCGGAAGAAAGTAGCAGGACCTCAAAGTG GAGGTGGATACGGGCAGGGGTACCCGGGTGGGTACTACCCCGGGGGCTACAGACCCGGGAATTACCCGGGCGGGTACAGGCCACCGGGGCCGCCCGGCGCTCATCCCAACTGCCCGCTCTGTGACTCCTCCGTCTACGACTACTGCAGCTACAAGCAGGCACATGATTCGTGCTGCTGCGAAAACTCCGGAT ACGGCCCCTTCCTATGCCGTATGAGCGACTGCAGGAGTATCTACGCCAACTCGTGCGAGGAATATTACCTTATTTCGAGTTGCTGCTGTGTCGACGTACAAAGGAATGCAATGCCCATAGCTGTACCAGTTGTCGcttga
- the LOC121726088 gene encoding fatty acid-binding protein-like yields the protein MYESASLRAYSLKLLRKRNTTHDMGAAQSDSNISKKDLVSRIKQHVESADREKAKEIGGVFLFNIIKDTTVYSWTMDLNKLIVYEGEPAGDPDTTFTLNEHHFKQLVTGREEARVIMQAGRCSVTGDVMRAMKLEPYIKLGDKLRK from the exons ATGta tgAAAGTGCGAGTCTGCGTGCATACAGCCTCAAACTGTTGAGGAAACGGAACACGACACACGACATG GGAGCGGCACAGAGCGATTCCAATATCAGTAAAAAGGACCTAGTATCGAGAATAAAACAGCATGTGGAAAGCGCAGATCGTGAAAAGGCCAAAGAAATAGGTGGAGTTTTTCTATTCAACATTATCAAGGATACCACGGTATATTCTTGGA CGATGGACCTAAACAAGCTGATCGTATACGAGGGGGAGCCGGCCGGCGATCCGGACACGACGTTCACGCTCAACGAGCACCACTTTAAGCAGCTGGTGACGGGGCGGGAGGAGGCCCGCGTCATCATGCAGGCCGGCCGCTGCTCCGTCACCGGCGACGTCATGAGGGCCATGAAACTGGAGCCGTACATCAAATTGGGCGATAAGCTGAGGAAGTAA